In the genome of Ureibacillus sp. FSL W7-1570, the window CGACTTCAAAGAGAGCGGAAATGTTATCATATCTTTGGTTATTCATTATTTTCAGCTCCACTTTCAATTTTCATCAAGCAACGCAGGGAAAACATCAGCTTACGATTTCCTCGGCATGTTTGATCAATTCATTTAATTCATAAGCGCGAACTTTACGTGGGATAAAGCGACGGATGTCCATTTCATTATAACCGACTTGGATACGTTTTTCGTCAACGATGATAGGGCTGCGAAGCATACGAGGGTGTTCTCTGATCAATTCATAAAGCTCTTGGATGGATAGCTGGTCGATGTCGACGTTCAAATTTTTGAAATCGTT includes:
- the spxA gene encoding transcriptional regulator SpxA; translated protein: MTVTIYTQSSCSSSRKAIKWLKEHNIPFVEKRITSQPMTLSEFKNILRLTEDGTDEIIATNSNDFKNLNVDIDQLSIQELYELIREHPRMLRSPIIVDEKRIQVGYNEMDIRRFIPRKVRAYELNELIKHAEEIVS